The proteins below are encoded in one region of Avibacterium volantium:
- a CDS encoding Sua5/YciO/YrdC/YwlC family protein, which produces MNNQQNVAQLVEQLKQNEVIAYPTEAVFGLGCNPQSESAVRKLLDLKQRPMHKGLILIAPILDFLLPFIDDREFSETHWQRLTARYDRPTTWVVPAHRHTPDFLKGQFPTIAVRISDHPAVKILCEQAGFPLTSTSANLTGLPPCRTACEVKAQFGQDFPVLEMAVGAANNPSEIRDLFTQQLFRQG; this is translated from the coding sequence ATGAATAACCAACAGAATGTGGCTCAACTGGTTGAGCAATTAAAACAAAATGAGGTCATCGCCTATCCCACTGAAGCGGTGTTTGGTTTGGGCTGTAATCCGCAAAGTGAAAGTGCGGTGCGGAAATTGCTCGATTTAAAACAACGCCCGATGCACAAAGGCTTGATTTTAATCGCTCCGATCTTGGATTTTCTATTGCCTTTTATTGATGATCGGGAATTTAGCGAAACCCATTGGCAGCGGCTCACGGCACGTTATGATCGCCCCACCACTTGGGTTGTGCCAGCTCATCGTCATACCCCCGATTTTCTCAAGGGGCAATTTCCCACCATTGCGGTGCGGATTTCCGATCACCCTGCGGTAAAAATATTATGTGAGCAAGCAGGTTTTCCGCTCACTTCAACCAGTGCGAATTTAACCGGCTTGCCCCCTTGTCGTACCGCTTGCGAGGTGAAAGCCCAGTTTGGGCAAGACTTCCCCGTGTTAGAAATGGCGGTGGGTGCGGCGAATAATCCCTCTGAAATACGGGATCTTTTTACACAACAGCTTTTCCGTCAAGGTTAA
- a CDS encoding TIGR00645 family protein, with protein sequence MQHSSSTKYKTPTLFSQIIFASRWLQLPIYLGLIVVQGIYAYKFMKSLWELITNLQELDSNAIMLSVLNLIDVVMIANLLVMVIVGGYEIFVSKLHTEGHPDEPEWLSHVNASVLKVKLSMSIISISSIHMLQTFVNAANMPEKTMMWQLLLHLGFLVSAIAMAYTDKILYSTSHKNH encoded by the coding sequence ATGCAACATTCGTCTTCAACTAAATACAAAACCCCCACATTATTTAGCCAGATTATTTTCGCCAGCCGTTGGCTGCAACTGCCGATTTATCTTGGCTTAATCGTGGTGCAAGGCATTTACGCCTACAAATTTATGAAATCCCTATGGGAACTTATCACCAACCTGCAAGAACTGGATTCCAACGCCATTATGCTTTCCGTGCTAAATTTGATTGATGTGGTGATGATCGCCAATTTGTTGGTTATGGTGATTGTGGGCGGTTACGAGATTTTCGTTTCCAAGCTGCATACCGAGGGCCACCCAGATGAACCTGAATGGTTAAGCCACGTTAATGCTTCCGTGTTGAAAGTGAAACTTTCTATGTCGATCATCAGTATTTCGTCTATCCATATGCTACAAACTTTCGTCAATGCAGCAAATATGCCAGAAAAAACGATGATGTGGCAATTATTGCTTCATTTAGGCTTTTTGGTTTCCGCCATCGCAATGGCTTATACGGATAAAATCTTGTATAGCACCAGCCATAAAAATCATTAA
- the mutS gene encoding DNA mismatch repair protein MutS, with amino-acid sequence MNLDDKNSQHTPMMQQYLRLKAENPEILLFYRMGDFYELFYDDAKKAAALLDISLTKRGQSAGQPIPMAGVPYHAVEGYLAKLVQLGESVAICEQVGDPATAKGPVERQIVRIVTPGTISDEALLPERQDNLIAAVYQEKDKFGLATLDMASGRFQLSEPASKESLQAELQRIQPVELLYCEDFEDRYLIENAKGLRRRPIWEFELKTAIEQLNRQFGTQDLRAFGVEKSPLGLCAAGCLLQYAKETQRTALPHIQSISLVQNNENIQLDAATRRNLELTQNLTGGTEHTLASVLDKCVTPMGSRLLKRWIHQPIRDREKLTLRQQTISQILQQDLVAEFQPHLQQVGDMERILARVALRSARPRDLTRLRTALAQIPAIQDYLNQQHCPQFAAFSQQIADFSAQLDLLERAIIENPPLLIRDGGVIAEGFNAELDEWRSLSDGATRYLEDLEQRERQSTGIDTLKIGFNAVHGYYIQIPQGQVHKAPIHYVRRQTLKNAERYIIPELKTYEDKVLKAKGAALTLEKQLYEEIFDELLPHLGALQLASLALAELDVLTNLAERAETLNYVAPTFSDEIGVDIQNGRHPVVEQVSKNPFIANPVKLSADRHLLIITGPNMGGKSTYMRQTALITLMAYMGSFVPAERAMLGPIDRIFTRIGASDDLASGRSTFMVEMTEMANILHQASANSLVLIDEIGRGTSTYDGLSLAWACAEWLAQKVRSLTLFATHYFELTVLPEQLKGIANVHLDAVEHNDTIAFMHAVQEGAASKSYGLAVAALAGVPQSVIKLAKQKLAQLEKFSQQNNQLNVDAMQQQGQGELLLMEENEQKDALWQMIENFDPDEMSPKQALSYLYQLKKMQRG; translated from the coding sequence ATGAACTTAGACGATAAAAATAGCCAACACACCCCAATGATGCAGCAGTACCTTCGATTGAAAGCAGAAAATCCTGAGATTTTGCTGTTTTATCGAATGGGGGATTTTTATGAATTATTTTATGATGATGCAAAAAAAGCGGCGGCATTGTTGGATATTTCCTTGACCAAACGTGGGCAGTCGGCAGGGCAGCCTATTCCTATGGCGGGTGTGCCCTATCACGCGGTGGAGGGCTATTTAGCGAAATTAGTTCAGCTTGGCGAAAGTGTGGCGATTTGCGAGCAAGTGGGCGATCCTGCCACGGCAAAAGGGCCGGTGGAACGCCAAATTGTGCGCATTGTTACCCCCGGAACAATCAGTGATGAAGCCTTGTTGCCTGAACGTCAGGATAATTTGATTGCTGCGGTTTATCAGGAAAAAGACAAATTTGGCTTGGCAACTTTGGATATGGCATCGGGGCGTTTTCAGTTGAGTGAGCCTGCTAGCAAAGAGAGTTTGCAAGCGGAATTACAGCGCATTCAGCCTGTGGAATTACTTTATTGTGAAGATTTTGAAGATCGTTATTTAATTGAAAATGCAAAGGGATTACGCCGCCGTCCCATTTGGGAATTTGAATTAAAAACTGCCATTGAGCAGCTTAATCGTCAATTTGGTACGCAAGATTTACGCGCCTTTGGGGTAGAAAAATCCCCCCTTGGGCTTTGCGCTGCGGGATGTTTGTTACAATATGCCAAGGAAACTCAGCGCACCGCGTTGCCCCATATTCAAAGCATCAGTTTGGTACAAAATAATGAGAATATTCAATTAGATGCCGCCACAAGACGGAATTTAGAACTCACCCAAAATTTAACAGGTGGCACAGAGCATACCCTTGCTTCCGTGCTAGACAAATGTGTTACCCCAATGGGGAGTCGTTTGCTGAAACGTTGGATTCACCAACCGATTCGCGATCGTGAAAAATTAACCTTACGCCAACAAACCATCAGTCAAATTTTGCAACAGGATTTAGTGGCAGAATTTCAACCGCACTTGCAACAAGTGGGGGATATGGAACGGATTTTAGCGCGCGTGGCATTGCGTTCAGCGCGTCCACGGGATCTCACCCGTTTACGCACCGCGCTCGCGCAAATTCCTGCGATTCAAGATTATCTTAATCAACAACATTGTCCGCAATTTGCTGCATTTTCTCAACAAATTGCCGATTTTTCAGCGCAATTAGATCTATTAGAACGCGCGATTATTGAAAATCCGCCTTTATTGATTCGTGATGGCGGCGTGATTGCGGAAGGCTTTAACGCCGAGCTTGATGAATGGCGTTCGCTGTCTGATGGCGCAACCCGTTATTTGGAGGATTTGGAACAACGGGAGCGACAAAGCACCGGCATTGACACCCTAAAAATTGGTTTTAATGCGGTACACGGCTATTATATTCAAATTCCCCAAGGGCAAGTACATAAAGCGCCTATTCACTATGTTCGTCGTCAAACGCTCAAAAATGCGGAACGTTACATTATTCCTGAATTAAAAACCTATGAAGATAAAGTGCTGAAAGCCAAAGGCGCGGCGCTTACGCTGGAAAAGCAACTTTATGAAGAAATTTTCGATGAATTATTACCGCACTTAGGTGCATTACAGCTGGCAAGCCTTGCTTTGGCAGAATTAGATGTGCTAACCAACTTAGCGGAACGGGCAGAAACCCTGAACTATGTTGCGCCAACCTTTAGCGATGAAATTGGCGTGGATATTCAAAATGGTCGCCACCCTGTGGTGGAACAAGTGTCCAAAAATCCGTTTATTGCCAACCCAGTCAAACTGAGTGCAGATCGTCATTTATTGATCATAACTGGCCCGAATATGGGGGGAAAAAGCACCTATATGCGTCAAACTGCATTGATCACGCTAATGGCCTATATGGGATCTTTTGTGCCAGCAGAAAGAGCTATGCTCGGCCCGATCGATCGCATTTTCACGCGTATTGGCGCATCAGATGATCTGGCTTCAGGGCGCTCAACCTTTATGGTCGAAATGACGGAAATGGCGAATATTTTGCATCAAGCCAGCGCAAACAGCTTAGTGCTTATTGATGAAATTGGGCGCGGCACGTCCACCTATGACGGACTTTCCCTTGCTTGGGCTTGTGCAGAATGGCTTGCGCAAAAAGTACGATCGCTGACCTTATTTGCTACGCATTATTTTGAGCTGACCGTTTTGCCTGAGCAGTTAAAAGGCATTGCCAACGTGCATTTAGATGCGGTGGAGCATAACGACACCATCGCCTTTATGCACGCGGTGCAAGAAGGCGCGGCAAGTAAAAGTTACGGTTTGGCGGTGGCGGCATTGGCAGGCGTTCCGCAATCGGTGATTAAACTCGCCAAACAAAAACTGGCGCAGTTAGAAAAATTCTCCCAACAAAACAATCAGTTAAATGTAGATGCAATGCAACAGCAAGGACAAGGAGAGCTGTTGTTAATGGAAGAAAATGAGCAGAAAGATGCGCTTTGGCAGATGATTGAAAACTTTGATCCTGATGAAATGAGCCCGAAACAAGCGCTTTCTTATTTATATCAATTAAAGAAAATGCAACGCGGATAG
- the aroE gene encoding shikimate dehydrogenase has translation MDKYAVWGNPIAQSKSPQIHRVFAQQTQQNLDYVAILGDEQHFEQQLLAFFAEGAKGCNITAPFKERAFQLADQHSERCLLAQACNTLKKLPDGTLYADNTDGAGLVSDLQRLGWLQPHQSILILGAGGATKGVLLPLLQAQQRITVANRTLSKATELAEKFRPYGEIQVCTLDVIPVQKFDLIINATSLGLQGKTVAIDPAIWQQAGAVYDMQYSKGADTPFIALAKQQGAQHYSDGFGMLVGQAAHAFYLWRGVMPDVVPLLDEL, from the coding sequence ATGGATAAATATGCGGTTTGGGGCAACCCCATTGCACAAAGCAAATCCCCACAAATTCATCGTGTTTTCGCTCAGCAAACCCAGCAAAATTTAGACTATGTCGCAATACTCGGTGATGAGCAACATTTTGAACAGCAACTGCTTGCCTTTTTTGCTGAAGGGGCGAAAGGCTGTAACATCACCGCTCCATTTAAAGAGCGGGCCTTTCAACTGGCGGATCAACATAGCGAACGTTGTTTGCTCGCTCAGGCGTGCAATACGCTGAAAAAATTGCCTGATGGCACGCTTTACGCAGACAACACAGACGGCGCGGGGCTGGTGAGTGATTTGCAACGGCTCGGATGGCTTCAGCCTCATCAATCTATTTTGATTTTAGGGGCAGGCGGGGCAACAAAAGGCGTGCTTTTGCCTTTATTACAGGCTCAGCAACGGATCACCGTCGCCAATCGCACCCTAAGCAAAGCCACCGAATTAGCGGAAAAATTTCGTCCTTATGGTGAAATTCAAGTTTGTACCCTTGATGTCATTCCCGTGCAAAAATTTGACCTAATTATTAATGCCACCTCATTAGGCTTACAAGGCAAAACCGTGGCGATTGATCCCGCTATTTGGCAACAGGCGGGAGCGGTGTACGATATGCAATACAGCAAAGGCGCAGACACGCCATTTATTGCCCTCGCCAAACAACAAGGCGCACAACATTACAGCGATGGCTTCGGAATGCTAGTCGGCCAAGCCGCCCACGCCTTTTATTTATGGCGCGGTGTAATGCCTGATGTAGTACCTTTGCTTGATGAACTTTAA
- a CDS encoding type I DNA topoisomerase, with translation MSKSLFQASKHEEHCPQCGALLQIKKGKKGLFLGCSAYPQCDFIKPLQPAHESKILKDLDQHCPKCGHFLQLKQGQFGMFIGCSDYPHCDYIVHEQLEPEQAHLPCPACGKGHLVPRRGRQGKVFYGCDQFPKCKFTLASQPYAEPCPQCAYPISTLKKEEKTDRTLHRTWLCANKACRHQFETDNE, from the coding sequence ATGAGTAAAAGCCTATTCCAAGCCTCCAAGCACGAAGAACATTGCCCACAATGTGGCGCGTTGCTACAAATTAAAAAGGGCAAAAAAGGCTTATTTTTAGGCTGCAGTGCCTATCCGCAATGCGATTTTATCAAGCCATTACAACCCGCTCACGAAAGCAAAATATTGAAAGACTTAGATCAACATTGTCCAAAGTGCGGTCATTTTTTGCAATTAAAACAAGGGCAATTTGGTATGTTCATCGGATGCAGCGATTATCCGCACTGTGATTATATCGTTCACGAACAACTTGAACCCGAACAAGCGCATTTGCCTTGCCCTGCTTGTGGCAAAGGTCATCTTGTGCCGCGTCGTGGGCGACAAGGCAAGGTGTTTTACGGCTGCGATCAATTTCCGAAATGCAAATTTACCCTTGCCAGCCAGCCCTATGCCGAACCTTGTCCTCAATGTGCTTACCCCATTAGCACACTAAAAAAAGAAGAAAAAACCGACCGCACTTTGCATCGCACTTGGTTGTGTGCCAACAAAGCGTGCCGTCATCAATTTGAAACAGACAATGAATAA
- the lsrK gene encoding autoinducer-2 kinase has product MALDAGTGSIRAVIFDLEGNQIGAAQYEWSHLSDPNIPGAMEFDLEHNWDLACKSISTVLDKTKISPDQILAISTCSMREGIVLYDEKQQPIWACGNVDARATQEVNELKELYNHTFEETLYHISGQTLALSAVPRLLWLAHHRSDIYRKTKAITMISDWLGFMLSGQLAVEPSNAGTTGMLDLHTRQWSPMLLDMAGLNSTILPPVKETGEVLGQVTKQAAEITGLKEGTPVIVGGGDVQLGCLGLGITEPSQAAIIGGTFWQQVVNLPAPQTDPEMNIRINPYVISPLVQAESISFFTGLTMRWFRDVFCEEEKHLAEKLGVDAYSLLEQMAEKVPAGANDVIPIFSDAMHFKSWYHAAPSFINLSIDPEKCNKPVLFRALEENAAVVSSYNLDQVEKFSKVKLKEIVFAGGGAKGKLWSQILADVTGLIVNIPVVKEATALGCAIAAGVGVGVYSSLAEAGKKLVRFERKHIPNPKNYELYQQHKQQWAEVYQKQLQLVDEGLTTSLWKAPGVK; this is encoded by the coding sequence ATGGCATTAGATGCAGGAACAGGGAGTATTAGAGCGGTTATTTTTGATTTAGAAGGAAATCAAATTGGTGCAGCACAATACGAATGGAGTCATTTAAGCGATCCAAATATCCCAGGAGCAATGGAGTTTGATTTAGAACATAATTGGGATTTAGCTTGTAAAAGTATTTCGACAGTATTAGATAAAACGAAAATAAGTCCCGATCAGATTTTAGCAATTTCGACCTGTTCAATGCGTGAAGGTATTGTCTTATACGATGAAAAACAGCAACCAATTTGGGCTTGTGGTAATGTTGATGCTAGAGCAACCCAAGAGGTGAATGAATTAAAAGAGCTTTATAATCATACATTTGAAGAAACACTTTATCATATTTCAGGCCAAACTTTGGCATTAAGTGCTGTACCAAGATTATTATGGCTCGCCCATCACCGTAGTGATATTTATCGAAAAACCAAAGCGATAACCATGATTAGCGATTGGCTCGGATTTATGCTAAGTGGGCAGCTTGCGGTAGAACCTTCTAATGCGGGAACTACGGGGATGTTGGATTTGCATACTCGCCAATGGTCTCCAATGCTGTTAGATATGGCGGGATTAAACTCTACTATTTTGCCTCCAGTTAAGGAAACAGGTGAAGTCTTAGGGCAGGTTACAAAGCAAGCAGCGGAAATAACAGGATTGAAAGAGGGAACACCAGTCATTGTAGGTGGCGGAGATGTTCAGCTGGGGTGTTTAGGGTTAGGTATTACAGAGCCTTCACAGGCGGCGATTATTGGGGGGACTTTTTGGCAACAAGTGGTAAATCTGCCAGCCCCACAGACAGATCCTGAAATGAATATTCGTATAAATCCTTATGTCATTTCTCCCTTAGTTCAAGCTGAATCTATTAGTTTTTTCACTGGATTAACGATGCGTTGGTTTAGAGATGTTTTTTGTGAAGAAGAAAAACATTTAGCTGAAAAACTTGGCGTTGATGCTTATAGCTTACTCGAACAAATGGCCGAAAAGGTACCAGCTGGAGCAAATGATGTTATACCTATTTTTTCTGATGCGATGCATTTTAAATCTTGGTATCACGCAGCACCATCATTTATTAATCTTTCGATTGATCCAGAAAAATGCAATAAACCTGTTTTATTTAGAGCATTAGAAGAAAACGCAGCAGTAGTCTCTTCTTATAATTTAGATCAGGTAGAAAAATTTTCTAAAGTTAAACTAAAAGAAATTGTTTTTGCTGGTGGCGGAGCTAAAGGAAAATTATGGAGTCAAATCCTTGCTGATGTTACAGGACTGATTGTAAATATTCCTGTAGTAAAAGAGGCAACTGCATTAGGTTGTGCGATTGCAGCAGGTGTTGGCGTTGGGGTTTATTCTTCTTTGGCCGAAGCAGGAAAAAAACTTGTCAGATTTGAACGAAAACATATACCAAACCCTAAAAATTATGAGCTTTATCAGCAGCACAAACAACAATGGGCTGAAGTTTATCAGAAACAATTACAACTTGTAGATGAAGGATTAACCACATCATTGTGGAAAGCACCAGGTGTAAAATAA
- a CDS encoding Maf family protein, producing MTTQPQLYLASQSPRRLQLLQQLGLKVEIFNADIDETPKADEQPVDYVRRMAQEKNHAARQQLEKLANFAPHLPILSADTSVVCDGQILGKPQNHDQAAQMLRLLSGRTHQVLTAVCVSLPDQKHSLVQTSQVTFKPLTEQEISAYIRTGEPMDKAGAYGIQGMGGIFISHIEGSSSGVMGLPVFETAELLRQVGVDLFSSSEQCNE from the coding sequence ATGACAACACAACCACAACTTTATCTTGCTTCGCAAAGCCCACGCCGTTTACAGCTGTTACAACAGTTGGGGTTGAAGGTGGAAATCTTCAATGCGGATATTGATGAAACCCCGAAAGCTGATGAGCAGCCTGTGGACTATGTACGCAGAATGGCGCAAGAGAAAAATCACGCCGCCCGCCAACAGCTTGAAAAACTGGCCAATTTTGCACCGCACTTACCCATTTTGTCCGCAGACACTAGCGTGGTGTGCGATGGGCAAATTTTAGGCAAACCACAAAATCACGATCAAGCCGCGCAAATGCTACGCTTGCTTTCCGGCAGAACGCACCAAGTGCTAACCGCCGTGTGTGTCAGCTTGCCCGATCAAAAACATAGCCTTGTGCAAACCAGCCAAGTTACCTTTAAGCCTTTGACAGAACAAGAAATTTCCGCGTATATCCGCACCGGCGAACCAATGGATAAAGCGGGCGCTTATGGCATTCAAGGTATGGGCGGAATCTTTATTTCTCATATTGAAGGCAGTTCCAGCGGTGTGATGGGCTTGCCTGTGTTTGAAACGGCGGAGTTGCTGCGTCAAGTTGGGGTTGATTTATTCAGTTCAAGTGAGCAATGCAATGAGTAA
- the rmuC gene encoding DNA recombination protein RmuC gives MIELTQSQWLGVAVLLLIFCLVLFFISTKHQRDKQELAQDLNKNINDFNQLLEKYETLSQLKNQLEQDKVKAETNAEGLQVRLGERDEKITYLQQELDEEQARHNDAASQVSTMKERFGIATAQVHSLQTQLNRNREELSQKQQECVNLSEKSTALLQQLTELKTSLGEKEKHFAQQQEDFVRTKQQLSVEFQNLANRILEEKSQKFDQTNQASLDALLKPFREQIEGFQKRVNEIHSESLKGNASLESEIKKVLDVGLAMSQEANNLTSALKGEKKTLGNWGEIQLERALQLAGLVENDHYKAQDHFRNAEGKSNYPDFVVYLPDNKHLIIDSKMSLVAYENAVSADNEQAQQQFLREHHKAIKNHIDELSRKDYSNLIGVHSPNFVLMFIAVEPAYIEAMKQDSNLFNYAYEKNVILVSHTTLMPILRTVANLWRIERGNAEAREISGKAGDIYNQMCLVAERLAKLGNSLATVSGHYNHAVTAFAGQQGLAGKIERFKDFSAKANKVMPQVELLHNDLDLAKLSAISAEQIEQEKH, from the coding sequence ATGATCGAACTTACTCAATCTCAATGGCTAGGCGTTGCCGTCTTGTTGCTTATTTTCTGCCTTGTGCTGTTTTTTATTAGCACCAAACATCAGCGTGATAAACAAGAATTAGCACAGGATTTGAATAAAAACATCAATGATTTCAATCAGCTACTCGAAAAATATGAAACCCTCTCACAGCTTAAAAATCAGCTTGAGCAAGATAAAGTGAAAGCGGAAACTAACGCGGAGGGGTTGCAGGTTCGGCTTGGGGAGCGTGATGAAAAAATCACCTATTTGCAACAAGAATTGGACGAAGAGCAGGCGCGCCATAATGATGCCGCCTCGCAAGTTTCCACAATGAAAGAGCGTTTTGGTATTGCCACCGCCCAAGTACATAGCTTGCAAACCCAGCTCAACCGCAACCGCGAAGAACTCAGCCAAAAACAGCAAGAATGTGTAAATTTAAGCGAAAAATCCACCGCACTTTTGCAGCAACTCACCGAGTTAAAAACGAGTCTTGGCGAGAAAGAAAAGCATTTTGCCCAGCAACAAGAAGATTTTGTTAGAACGAAACAACAGCTTAGCGTTGAATTTCAAAATTTGGCAAATCGCATTTTGGAAGAAAAGAGCCAGAAATTTGATCAAACCAATCAAGCCAGCCTTGATGCCTTGTTAAAGCCATTCCGCGAGCAAATCGAAGGCTTCCAAAAACGGGTGAATGAAATTCATTCGGAATCCTTAAAAGGCAACGCTAGCCTTGAAAGTGAAATCAAAAAAGTGCTAGATGTGGGGCTTGCGATGTCGCAAGAAGCGAATAATCTCACTTCTGCCTTAAAAGGGGAAAAGAAAACTCTCGGCAACTGGGGCGAAATTCAGCTTGAGCGTGCCTTGCAGTTAGCAGGCTTGGTGGAAAACGATCATTATAAAGCGCAAGATCATTTCCGTAATGCGGAGGGCAAATCCAATTATCCAGATTTTGTGGTGTATTTGCCTGATAATAAACATTTGATTATTGACAGCAAAATGTCTTTAGTCGCCTATGAAAATGCGGTGAGTGCCGACAATGAGCAAGCGCAGCAACAATTTTTGCGTGAGCATCACAAGGCGATTAAAAATCATATTGATGAGCTTTCGCGCAAGGATTACAGCAATTTAATTGGTGTGCATAGCCCAAATTTTGTACTGATGTTCATTGCCGTTGAACCTGCTTATATCGAGGCGATGAAGCAGGACAGCAATTTGTTTAATTATGCCTATGAAAAGAACGTCATTTTAGTGTCGCACACCACTTTAATGCCGATTTTACGCACTGTGGCGAACCTATGGCGCATTGAGCGAGGTAATGCAGAGGCGCGTGAAATTAGCGGTAAGGCAGGGGATATTTATAACCAAATGTGCTTGGTGGCGGAGCGGTTGGCGAAACTGGGTAACAGTTTGGCAACCGTGAGCGGGCATTATAATCACGCGGTTACCGCCTTTGCTGGGCAACAAGGCTTAGCAGGAAAAATTGAACGGTTTAAAGATTTTTCTGCCAAAGCTAACAAAGTGATGCCACAGGTGGAATTGCTGCATAATGACCTTGATTTAGCCAAATTAAGCGCCATTTCAGCAGAACAAATTGAACAGGAAAAGCATTGA